The segment TTCTGGAACAACAAATTTATTGTCGGGTATTTTAAGAAATCAATTTAAAACCCACCAAGAATATTTAGATTTTTGGTACACGAATTTAATTGATAAAATTGGCATGAATTCTATGGTTGTTGAAACAGATTTATCTGGAAATTATGTGGGTTCTTCTTATGCTTGGGCAACGCCAAGAGATTGGGCTAAATTTGGTTTGTTATATTTAAATAACGGAAAATGGAATGGTGAAAACTTATTCACAAAACAATGGGTAAAATACGCTACTACACCAACACCAACTTCAGAGGGTTGGTATGGCGCGCAAATTTGGTTAAATGACGGAAAAAGATATCCAGATGCACCCAAAAACATGTATTCTTTTAATGGTTACCAAGGACAGAATGTATTTGTTTTACCAGACCAAGAATTGGTTATTGTTAGAATGGGATTAACTAAAAATGCGGATATTAATTTATTTTTGAAAGGTGTAATTGAAAGTTTAAAATAGTATTATGTAAATAATTTTAGTTTTTAAAAAGTGAAAGCCTGTCTTATGCAGTATAAATTTACTAATTTTTTCCTTTAATCAAGCTTAAAACAACAGCTACAATACCTAAAGAAATTGTAATATAAGCATTCGTATTATCTTGTGTTTTAACTAAGTCTAAAGTACCTATAGAAAGCTGTGTTTCTGGAATTACCATGGTGTAAATTCCATAAGTTAGTAGAATAGCACCTGTAATTAATAAAACTAGTTTTATGCTTTTGTTCATCGTTGATTTTTGTTCTAAGTTACTACATTTTTTATAGATAATAAAAAACCACGCAAATTGCGTGGTTTATACTCTTATAAAAAAGAAACAATGTTACTTATAGGTCAAAACCAATATTTACATTTAATTTCTCTGCAATTAATTTAGTAATTCGTTGTTTTACTTCCGGTATTTTAACGCTTTCTAAAACGGTATTTGCAAAAGCAAACATTAATAATGCTCTACCTTCTTTTTCTGGAATTCCACGTTGTTGCATGTAAAATAATGCTTCATCATCTAATTGACCAATGGTACAACCATGAGAACATTTTACATCATCAGCAAAAATTTCTAGTTGAGGTTTTGCATTAATCGTAGCTTTATCACTCAATAAAACATTGTTGTTTTTTTGATATGCATTTGTTTTCTGAGCTTCCTTATCAACAATAACTTTACCGTTAAAAACACCTGTAGAACGATCGTTAAAAATCCCTTTGTAATCTTGATGACTTTCACAATTTGGTTCTATATGATGTACCAAAGTATGATGATCTACATGTTGTTTTCCTTCAATAATTGTAATTCCTTTTAAAATAGAGTCGATGTGTTCTCCTCTTTGATAAAAGTTTAAATTGTTTCTAGTGATATTTCCTCCGAAAGAAAAAGTATGCACAGAGACCACACTATTCGATTTCTGTTCTATATAAGAATTATCTACTAATGAAGCATTGTTATCATCATTCTGAATCTTATAAAGATCTACAGTAGCATCTTTTGCAGCAAAAATTTCAGTAACTGCATTTGTTAAAACAGGGTTTGAAGTTAAACTTTGATGACGTTCTATAATTTGAACATGTGCATTTTGCTCAACCACAATTAAGTTTCTTGGTTGTAACATCGTTGCAGCTTCAGAACCTGTGGTAAAATTGACAATCTGAATTGGCTTTTCTACCTCAACATTTCTAGGAATGTAGATGTAAGCTCCTTCGTTTGCAAATGCAGTATTTAAAGAGGTTAAATTGTCTTTTTTTGCTATTTTATTAAAATAGTTTTCGATAACAGCTTTGTATTTTGGTTTTGTTAATGCCGAAGACATTAAACAAACATCAAAAGTGTCATGTGTAGTTTCCGATAGAAAAGAACTGTATTTTCCATCAATAAAAACAAGCTTGTATGCATCGATATCATCAATAAAATATTTTTGTACATCTGCTAATTGAATTGAATTCTCTTTATTAGGAAATAGGCTATAGTCTTGCTTTAAAACTGAGTTTAAAGAAGTGTATTTCCAAGCTTCCAATTTCTTAGTAGGAAAACCTAAATCTTCAAAATTTTGAAACGCTTCTGAACGAATTTCATGTATATCAGAATTGGTGTCTATATCGTTTTCAAACGCTACGTATGATGATAATAATTTATCTTTTAATTCCATTTGTTTTCGTTTTAAAGTTTAGAATTGGGAGTTTTTTAAAGTTTGCTTTTACGCAGCTTTATCACTGTTTCAATTGTTAAACTTTTTTAGCTATAAACTTTTTTACTGAACTAACTCCTCTTTAATCCAATCATATCCTCTTGCTTCTAACTCAAGCGCTAGCGAAGCATCACCAGTTTTTACGATTTTCCCATCGTATAAAACGTGGACAAAATCTGGCACGATATATTCTAATAAACGTTGATAATGCGTAATTACAATTACGGCATTGTCTTTAGATTTTAGTTTGTTAACGCCGTTTGCAACAATACGCAAAGCATCAATATCTAAACCAGAATCAGTTTCATCAAGAATTGCTAATTTAGGCTCTAACATTGCCATTTGAAATATTTCGTTACGCTTCTTTTCTCCTCCAGAAAAACCTTCGTTTAAAGAACGGGATAAGAATTTACGGTCTATTTCTAACAATTCAGATTTCTCACGAATCATTTTTAACATGTCTTTTGCTGGCATGTCTTCTAAACCTTTTGCTTTACGAGTTTGGTTTATTGCAGTTTTTATAAAGTTAGTTACAGAAACTCCAGGAATTTCTACAGGATATTGGAAAGATAAAAACACGCCATTGTGTGCTCTTTCTTCTGGTGCTAGCTCGCTAATATCTTCACCGTTTAATTCAATAGTTCCCGCACTAATCTCGTAATCATCTTTACCGGCAATAATATTAGCCAACGTACTTTTTCCAGCACCGTTAGGACCCATAATTGCATGAACTTCACCAGCTTTTACTTCTAAATTTAATCCTTTTAAGATTGATTTATTGTCGATACTTGCTTGTAAATTTTCTATTTTTAACATTGTCTTTCGCTATTTTCTTTTCGCTTTTTACACGATTCGCTTTTTAATATTCTGTTTAATTTTTGCTCTGTTGGTTCAGCAATTATACAGTTAAAACTCCGTGAATCTTATCCAACACTTCCTTCTAAACTAATTTCCAATAATTTTTGAGCTTCTACAGCAAATTCCATTGGTAAATTATTTAAAACCTCTTTACTAAATCCGTTTACAATTAATGCAATTGCTTTTTCAGTATCTATTCCACGTTGATTACAGTAAAACAATTGTTCTTCACCAATTTTACTCGTAGTTGCTTCGTGTTCTACTTGTGCTGTTTTATTCTTCACTTCTATATAAGGGAAGGTGTGCGCACCACAATCATTTCCCATTAGTAAAGAATCACATTGAGAGAAGTTACGTGCATTTTCTGCTCTTGGACTTATCTGTACTAATCCTCTATACGAGTTTTGTGATTTTCCTGCAGAAATACCTTTAGAAATAATGGTCGATTTGGTGTTTTTCCCCAAATGAATCATTTTTGTTCCAGTATCTGCTTGCTGGTGATTGTTTGTTACTGCAATTGAGTAAAATTCACCGACAGAGTTATTTCCTTTCAAAATACAGGAAGGGTATTTCCAAGTTACGGCAGAACCAGTTTCTACTTGTGTCCAAGAAATTTTTGCATTATTCTCGCAAATACCTCTTTTAGTTACAAAATTGTAAACACCACCTTTTCCTTCTTTATTTCCAGGATACCAGTTTTGTACGGTAGAATATTTAATTTCTGCATCATCCATTGCAACTAATTCTACAACGGCTGCATGTAATTGATTTTCATCTCTACTTGGCGCAGTACAACCTTCTAAGTACGAAACATAACTACCCTTATCTGCAACAACTAACGTTCTTTCAAACTGTCCTGTTCCTCCTTCATTAATTCTAAAATAGGTAGATAATTCCATTGGACAACGCACACCTTTTGGAATGTAACAAAAAGATCCATCTGAAAAAACTGCTGAATTTAATGCTGCATAAAAGTTGTCTGTAGTTGGTACAACAGTTCCTAAATATTTTTTAACTAATTCTGGATGTTCTTGAATTGCCTCAGAAATAGGCATAAAAATAATACCTTTTTCGCCTAATGTTTTCTTAAAAGTTGTTGCAACAGAAACTGAATCTATTACAATATCTACAGCAACATTTGCTAGTTTTTTCTGTTCATCTAATGAAATCCCTAAACGCTTAAAAGTATCCAATAATTCTGGGTCTACTTCATCCAAAGAATTTAACTTCGGTTTTGCTTTTGGAGCAGAATAGTAAGCAATGTCTTGAAATTTTGGTTTTGTATAATGAACATTTGCCCATTCTGGCTCTTCCATTTTCTCCCAAACTCTATAAGCTTCCAAACGCCAATCAGTCATCCATTGAGGCTCGTTTTTCTTTTTAGAGATTGCAATTACAACATCTTCACTTAACCCTTTTGCAAAGGTTTCACTCTCTATATCTGTATAAAAACCATACTTATATTCTTTGGTTTTTAATTCTTGTTCTAAATCGTCTTCTGTGTATTTTGACATATTTATTTGATTTTTAAAGTGAAAAACTTTCTCCACATCCACAAGTTCTATTTGCGTTTGGGTTATTAAAAACAAACCCTTTCCCGTTTAAACCTCCAGAGTATTCTAAAGTTGTTCCCACTAAGTATAAAAAACTCTTTTTGTCAACAATAATTTTTACATTATTCTCTTCAAAAACTTTGTCACTATCTTCTTTCTTATTATCAAAAGTTAAATCGTAGGACAAACCCGAACAACCACCACTTTTAACACCAACTCTTACGTAATCGGTTACCGCGTTAAAGCCGTCGTCAGTCATTAATTCTACGACTTTCTTCTTTGCTGTGTCTGAAACTTTTATCATATCTTTAAATAGATTAAATCTAAATTGTGGACAAATATACAATATAAGTCGAAGAATAACGAAGAATTTTCATTGTGAAAGACAATAATCCAATTGGTTTTATTGATTACTGCTGAAAGGTTGGATTATTGATGAAATCATTATCTGAAAGCGCGAGTAGAAATGCTTTTAAATCTGTTTTATCTTGAGTTGATAACTGCACACCACCTTTATCTATATTCTTCATTAAAGGATCTATGGTTGCTGATTTCTTTAAGCCTTCAGAATAATGATTGATAACTTCTTCTAAAGTTGAAAACCGACCATCATGCATGTAAGGTGCTGTAAAAGCTAAATTGCGAATAGAAGGCGATTTAAATTTACCATTATCATTAGGGTCTCCTGTAACATTTCCAAACCCTAAATCTTTAAAAGTAGCATCTAATCCGTTATTATGAAATTTATTATCTGTCCAAAGCGGATTGTTATTACTTCCATGACAATGAAAACAATCTCCTTTTGCTTCGTCCATAAAAACATCAAATCCGTTTTGCTCTTCAGGAGTTAAGGTTGCTTCTTTACGTAAGAACTGATCGAATTTAGAATTGCCAGAAATAAGTGTTCTTTCAAACTGAGCAATTGCTTTTGTAATTATAATAGAATCTATTTTTGAAGTACCAAAAGCTTGTAAAAATAAATTTGGATAGGTTGGGTGTTGTTGGATTCTTTGAGTAACTTTTTTCCAATCTGCATGCATTTCTATCGGATTTGAAACTGGTTCTAATGCCTGTTCTTCTAGACCAAATTCTTTTCCGTCCCAAGCGAAACGTTCATCAAAATTCCATGCGAGATTAAATAAAGGCATGGCATTTCTTTTTCCAAATTCTCCTTGAATTCCGGCACTAAATTGTTGTTGATCTGTAAATGCTTTTTTTGGATTGTGGCAAGAAGCACAAGATTGTGATCCATCCCCAGATAAAATACGATCAAAAAATAATTTCTTTCCTAAAGCAACTCCTTCTTCCGTTAAAAGGTTGTTTGCAGGTACAATGGGAGCAATTAATTTTGCTGCAAAAAGAGTTGGAATTTCTAAGTTATACGGAATTGGGGTGTACACCTCCTCTTCATTCGATGCGCAATTCATCAAAAGAAAACAGAAAAGAAAAAATAGATGTATTTTTTTCATTTTTATATTGTTTGCCATTCTTAGTAATGACAAAGTTTTATTGACTTACTTCTCCAAGAGAAAAAACACCTTTCCCGTTAGCACTCATTGTTTTTTGAGCTTCGAAGTTAGGCATTAAAACAGTGTTTAGCTCGTTTAAATCCCATGTATTTGGGTTTTTAAACCATTCTGCAAGGTTTACCTTAACTTCAATCTCCGTATTGTTTGAAATTGTTACAGTTCCTAAATTGACTTCAAAAGAAGTGTCTTCAAATTTTAAATTATCTGGATATGTTCTGTCTACCGCTCTAATACTATGGTAATTAAAGCCTGCTTCTTCGTATTTGTTGTCTATATATTTTCCGTCAAATTGCATGTAATGATATCCGCCACCTAACATCCCAGGAACGTTAAAGCTAACAGAATTTAAATCTTGATATACGCCATCTATATTGTCTTCGTCTGAAAAACCGAATCTAAAAGAAAGTGTATAAGTCCCGTTCGTAAGGTTTGAAATATTGAATGATGTTCCAGAATTTTCAGTAAAATTAATCAAATGATAGTTTTTTAAGCCAAGCAAACTAATATTTGAAATAAGATATCGTAATTTCTCGATACTTATTTTTTCTCCATTTTTGTTTGTAAATTTTAGCGTGTCAAAATCTTGATTGGTAATTGGTGTTCCATCCCAATTATGAGTAAAATTTAAGGTAATAGTTATGTTTTCGTCTTCGCTGGAGCAAGATGAAAACATAAATATTGAGATGCATAAAAAAGCAAGTATATTTTTCATTTTGTTATTTTAATTGAATTATTAATGCATCTGTAAAGCCTTTATTTTCAGAAATATCTTTGTCTGAACTACTACTTTCACCAACTGCAATAATGGCCTTATTATTTAACTCAACAACATCGTATAGAAAGTCGATTTCTGAGCCGCCAACTGTTTTCTGCCATAAGAGGTTTCCATTGGCATCAACTTTTAAAATAAGTGCATCATTTTGTCCTTTATTTTCAAAACCGTTGTCTAAACTTCTAGAACTACCTGCAATTAAAAAACCATTATCTTGGGTTTTAAAAACTGCTTTTGCAACATCAAAACTTGAACCTCCTACTGTTTTTTCCCAAATAAGTTCTCCTTGCGCAGAAACTTTAATAATCCAAATGTCTGCGCCACCATTATTTAACGATACATCTAAATCTGAACTTCTGGTATCTCCAACAACAATAAAATTACCGTCATTTGTAGCTGTAATTGCAGTAGCTTCATCAATTTTTGATCCGCCAAAACTTTTTTCTAAAAGCAATGTTCCTGTAGATGAGATTTTTATCATCCAAAAATCATAACTTCCTTTATTATTTTCAATATTAAAATCGTCACTGTCTGATGAGCCCACAATTATAAAATTATTATCCGTGGTTTCCACAACACCTAAAGGCAGTTCTGAAAGTGACCCACCAAAGAATTTACGCCACTGTAAGTTACCAGAACCATCTGTTTTTATTGCCCAATAATCTCCACCAGCGTGCTGTGTTGCGGCTGATTTTGAGTTCCCTTGTCCGTTAGAACTAGAAACATCTAAAACACCAGCAATAAGAAATCCCCCATCTTTGGCTTCTAACAATGTTGTACCGTAATCTGCGCCAGAAAAACCAAATGTTTTTTCCCAAAGCAGGTTTCCACTGTTTGAGAGTTTTAGAAACCAAAAATCTTTATCACCTGCATTTTCAGAAACATCTGTATCTGAACTTTTACTGTATCCTAAGACTGCAAAACCACCATCTTTAGTTTGTATAATACTTGCTGCACTGTCATCTTTTGAACCACCAAAAGTTTTCTGCCATTCTAGGGTGTTGTCTGCAGAAAATTTTTGAATCCAAAAATCAAAAGAGGCATCTGTTTTTGTGGTGATGTCTCCGTCTACACTGTGCGTATAACCAGCAATAACGTAGCCACCATCAATTGTTTTTTCAACAGAATAAAAAACCTCATTTTTAGAACCACCAAAAGTTTGGGCAAAATCTAAAGAGCCTGTATTAATTATCTCTTCTACTTCTTCTTGGTTTATTGTAACATCCGTTTTTGAGCAGTTATATAAAAATAATAACGCTAATATTAGAGAATATTTTTTCATTTTATAATAATTATTTGGCATTTTATGTTAAATAATTTATTCAACAATAAATTTCTTTGTCATTTTTTCATTAATTTTAATAAGGTAAATACCTTTTTCTAAAACGGTAGTTTCTAAAATATATTTAGGTTGGTTAATTTTTTTTTGTAAAATTAAAAGAGCTAGTATGAACTAGCTCTTTTAAGGGTTGTAATAATTATTTGAAACTTTATATTAAAGAACTTATTCAATAATAAATTTCTTTGTCATTTTACCATTAATTTTAATAAGGTAAATTCCTTTATTTAAAATAGCAGTTTTTAAAATGTATTTTGGTTGCTTAAGATTTTTTTTATCAATTATTTTTTGGCCTAAAATAGAATATACTTGAACACTTTCTATTATTTTATTATTTCCAATTGTTATTGTTGTTTGAGATTTTGCAGGGTTTGGAAAAACAGAGAAATTTGTTAGTGCTTTTTTAGGCGCTACATTTAAAGTACCACTTTTTCGAATAACAAAAAAACCGTTGTCTATATCACTAACAATAATGTTTCCGCTGGGAAAATAAGGGTATACATTCCAAACACCGTTAAAGTCCGCATTATCATTGTTTGGGTAGGTATCAAAGAAACCAATTTCTGAAAAACTTTTAGTTGCTATATTTGACACATCAATCATGCGCACACCACCCGTATAATTTGCTTGATAGTAGACATTGTCTTTTACATATCCATTATGATCTATAGCATTTGTGTTTCCGAAGTAATCAAAATGATATACTGGATTGTCTAAATCTGTAAAGTCGAAAATAATAGACCGTGTCTTGTTTCCTATTTTTAACTCATCTTGTTCATCACCTAAAATAAAATATTTTAGATCATCAGTAAACCAACCTTGATGTGCATATTTAACATTAGAATAACTTATGGTAGAAATTACGATAGGGTTTGTTTTATCCGTTACGTCTGCAATTACAATTTCATTTTCATTACTTCCAATAAGAATTTCCTTGTTGGTATAGTCTGTATCTGGACCGCTATAAGTGATAACCTGTGCATCATGGGAGTAACCGCCCTCAGCAAAACCGCCTTCAATAACCGGGTTGACAGGATCTTGAATATTTATAAATATAGGACCACCCCCATAGGTAGAGCTTCTGCTTGCCCCAACGATATATGCATATCCACTTTCTTCATTAATCACGATATTATGCGCACTTCCAAACCCCGTAAAAGTGGTGTCTGCAGTAAAAGGTATTATTGCATTTGAAGGATTTCTTAGTCTTCTTAAATCAAAAACCTGCATGCCATGAGAATTAGCTTCGCTAACAATAAAGGCGTGAGAATTATACACCTTTACATCTCTCCAAGAACTACTTACGGTACTTGAGCTTAGTGTTCCTATAATGATGGGTTCTATAGGATTGCTGATATCTATAAAAACAATACCGGTATCTATACCCATTAAAGCATATTCTTTTTGTGTATCAGGGTCGGTCCATCCCCAGCTATCATTACCTGCCGTTGAGAGATTGCCAAGAGTAGCATTAGAAATGTGAGACATTAAGTCGTAATCATTACAAGGATATTCGCCAGCAAAACCATCTATACAAGGAGTTTGAGCAAATATAATTTGAGTTAATAAAAAGAAAATAAAAGTAATTTTTTTCATGGTAGAATTGGGGGGTTAATTTTAATAATGTACCGAATGTACTACAAAAAAACAAGATTTGATAAATATCTCTTTTAAATGTACCATATAACCTTTAAGATTGTACCTATCTTTGCAGTATGTTAGAAGACAAGAATACACAAAAAACATCATTAGCTGAACTTGGTGAGTTTGGTTTAATAAATCATATTACACAATATTTTAAAATTCAGAACGCATCTACAGTAAAAGGAATTGGTGACGATGCTGC is part of the Polaribacter sp. SA4-10 genome and harbors:
- the sufB gene encoding Fe-S cluster assembly protein SufB translates to MSKYTEDDLEQELKTKEYKYGFYTDIESETFAKGLSEDVVIAISKKKNEPQWMTDWRLEAYRVWEKMEEPEWANVHYTKPKFQDIAYYSAPKAKPKLNSLDEVDPELLDTFKRLGISLDEQKKLANVAVDIVIDSVSVATTFKKTLGEKGIIFMPISEAIQEHPELVKKYLGTVVPTTDNFYAALNSAVFSDGSFCYIPKGVRCPMELSTYFRINEGGTGQFERTLVVADKGSYVSYLEGCTAPSRDENQLHAAVVELVAMDDAEIKYSTVQNWYPGNKEGKGGVYNFVTKRGICENNAKISWTQVETGSAVTWKYPSCILKGNNSVGEFYSIAVTNNHQQADTGTKMIHLGKNTKSTIISKGISAGKSQNSYRGLVQISPRAENARNFSQCDSLLMGNDCGAHTFPYIEVKNKTAQVEHEATTSKIGEEQLFYCNQRGIDTEKAIALIVNGFSKEVLNNLPMEFAVEAQKLLEISLEGSVG
- a CDS encoding choice-of-anchor B family protein is translated as MKKITFIFFLLTQIIFAQTPCIDGFAGEYPCNDYDLMSHISNATLGNLSTAGNDSWGWTDPDTQKEYALMGIDTGIVFIDISNPIEPIIIGTLSSSTVSSSWRDVKVYNSHAFIVSEANSHGMQVFDLRRLRNPSNAIIPFTADTTFTGFGSAHNIVINEESGYAYIVGASRSSTYGGGPIFINIQDPVNPVIEGGFAEGGYSHDAQVITYSGPDTDYTNKEILIGSNENEIVIADVTDKTNPIVISTISYSNVKYAHQGWFTDDLKYFILGDEQDELKIGNKTRSIIFDFTDLDNPVYHFDYFGNTNAIDHNGYVKDNVYYQANYTGGVRMIDVSNIATKSFSEIGFFDTYPNNDNADFNGVWNVYPYFPSGNIIVSDIDNGFFVIRKSGTLNVAPKKALTNFSVFPNPAKSQTTITIGNNKIIESVQVYSILGQKIIDKKNLKQPKYILKTAILNKGIYLIKINGKMTKKFIIE
- a CDS encoding MbnP family protein; this translates as MKNILAFLCISIFMFSSCSSEDENITITLNFTHNWDGTPITNQDFDTLKFTNKNGEKISIEKLRYLISNISLLGLKNYHLINFTENSGTSFNISNLTNGTYTLSFRFGFSDEDNIDGVYQDLNSVSFNVPGMLGGGYHYMQFDGKYIDNKYEEAGFNYHSIRAVDRTYPDNLKFEDTSFEVNLGTVTISNNTEIEVKVNLAEWFKNPNTWDLNELNTVLMPNFEAQKTMSANGKGVFSLGEVSQ
- the sufC gene encoding Fe-S cluster assembly ATPase SufC, with protein sequence MLKIENLQASIDNKSILKGLNLEVKAGEVHAIMGPNGAGKSTLANIIAGKDDYEISAGTIELNGEDISELAPEERAHNGVFLSFQYPVEIPGVSVTNFIKTAINQTRKAKGLEDMPAKDMLKMIREKSELLEIDRKFLSRSLNEGFSGGEKKRNEIFQMAMLEPKLAILDETDSGLDIDALRIVANGVNKLKSKDNAVIVITHYQRLLEYIVPDFVHVLYDGKIVKTGDASLALELEARGYDWIKEELVQ
- a CDS encoding iron-sulfur cluster assembly accessory protein, yielding MIKVSDTAKKKVVELMTDDGFNAVTDYVRVGVKSGGCSGLSYDLTFDNKKEDSDKVFEENNVKIIVDKKSFLYLVGTTLEYSGGLNGKGFVFNNPNANRTCGCGESFSL
- the sufD gene encoding Fe-S cluster assembly protein SufD — translated: MELKDKLLSSYVAFENDIDTNSDIHEIRSEAFQNFEDLGFPTKKLEAWKYTSLNSVLKQDYSLFPNKENSIQLADVQKYFIDDIDAYKLVFIDGKYSSFLSETTHDTFDVCLMSSALTKPKYKAVIENYFNKIAKKDNLTSLNTAFANEGAYIYIPRNVEVEKPIQIVNFTTGSEAATMLQPRNLIVVEQNAHVQIIERHQSLTSNPVLTNAVTEIFAAKDATVDLYKIQNDDNNASLVDNSYIEQKSNSVVSVHTFSFGGNITRNNLNFYQRGEHIDSILKGITIIEGKQHVDHHTLVHHIEPNCESHQDYKGIFNDRSTGVFNGKVIVDKEAQKTNAYQKNNNVLLSDKATINAKPQLEIFADDVKCSHGCTIGQLDDEALFYMQQRGIPEKEGRALLMFAFANTVLESVKIPEVKQRITKLIAEKLNVNIGFDL
- a CDS encoding cytochrome-c peroxidase — its product is MKKIHLFFLFCFLLMNCASNEEEVYTPIPYNLEIPTLFAAKLIAPIVPANNLLTEEGVALGKKLFFDRILSGDGSQSCASCHNPKKAFTDQQQFSAGIQGEFGKRNAMPLFNLAWNFDERFAWDGKEFGLEEQALEPVSNPIEMHADWKKVTQRIQQHPTYPNLFLQAFGTSKIDSIIITKAIAQFERTLISGNSKFDQFLRKEATLTPEEQNGFDVFMDEAKGDCFHCHGSNNNPLWTDNKFHNNGLDATFKDLGFGNVTGDPNDNGKFKSPSIRNLAFTAPYMHDGRFSTLEEVINHYSEGLKKSATIDPLMKNIDKGGVQLSTQDKTDLKAFLLALSDNDFINNPTFQQ